The genomic region agatacacctgagagaaggagagactgagatatagagaaagaggatgagagagagagagagagagagagagagagagagagagttaagtgaaaaatagaaatggagggggggaggtagggagagagtgggaaagagatacacttgaaaaaggaggagagtgagatagaggcagagagggagacttaagagagagagagtaagagagagagacagagacagagacagagacagagacagagagagagagagagagagagagagagagagagagagttgatagaagaggagagagagatagataaaggttgatagccaaagacttgatagagagaaggagatagacttgagagaaagagaaatggagtgagaggggagagagaaagagagttagagggaaagaaatacttgacaaaggaagagaaaggggggGAGGGAGATggatagaatgagagagagagacactgaagagagggggagagagtgagagatagagatatttgagagaggcagagaaagagagaaagagggtgagggagatgagaaagagagggagagatactcgagagagggaagaaagtagagagggagatgcgtaagagacaaaaaggtaggggttaaggaagagagagggggaatgtagggaagagattaGAGAGATAATGCTGATATAAGCATGTTGACTAtctaaaatttgactgtctgaaatttataAGTATACTAACCGCGTATGCGGTTTTAAAACTAAAATTGCGTATGGTgtttttagtttctaaaccatgtacgcggttttagtttttaaaccacgTATGAGGTCCTTAGTTTCTAAACCACATACGCagttagtatactttaaaccctGTATGTGGTTTACCTTTGGTTAGGCTCAACAAAATGAGCCTAAACGCATAcagggttctttaaatttgaaataccccatggcatttttgttgtttttcatgttgtctttgggtgtgtccacttttctgaccaccatctttatgcacttacccatatatttgatttccaagattgaacctaaagatgttgcagaagcatgtacAGATGAGAATtagataaaggctatggaagaagagttaaatcataTTGAAtataataacacttgggagcttgttccgagACATAAATACAAGAATGTGATTGTCACTAAATGGGTGTTCCTGAATAAaatgaatgaagtcagtgaagaataaactgaatgaatccaGTGAACtggtcaaaaacaaagcaagattggcatGTAAAGGGTGCTCTCAGatagaaggtattgattatgaggaaaattttgctctggtagctagaattgaagctattatatTACTACTTGCATatactacttacaagaatttcaaggtaaaTCAGATGAATGTCatgtcagcctttttgaatggtgatttggaagatgaAGTCTACactgagcaaccagatggatttttttaattagatgaaggagacatggtatgcaaattgaagaaagcactatatagactgaagaaagcccctagagcttggtatgatagattggacaagtatttgatgaagttgggattttgtaagggtagtgttgatagtaatttgtacattaAGGTTGattatgataacattttgattgttgaagtctttattgatgacaCTATTTTtttgaggagatgatgacttgagtatgaagtttccTGATGATAtggaaaaggaatttgagatgtctatggtaggcgagatgaaattcttcttaagattgcagattacacagactaacaaaggcattttcatttctcaatctaagtatgtgaaataattgttgaagaagtttggattagatgaatctaaacttgttggaactcctatggtgtctggatgcaagttgtctaaaaatgatgaatctcagaaagttaatcagaccttatatagatctatggttggtagattgttgtacttaactcaaactagaccagatattatgcatgttgtttgtctttgtgctagatttcaagttgatcctaaagagactcatattaCTACTGTGAAGAGggtttttcagatacttgaaggggacaattgattatggtttatggtatccaaaaaaTGACAATTTCATggtatgtgcctatactgatgttgattgggaaggtgatcTTGATGACTAGAAGAACACTATCGATGAATTTTTCTTTCAGAGaaagaaattgatttcatggtccaacaagaaacaagatgctatatctttaTTTACTATTGAATCTGAATACACTGCTActactagcaactgtactcaggtaatttagatgaagcagatgttgaaggatattagagttgtataTAATGAGCAGActattatatatattttgataattcaagtgttgtcaatatttccaagaatctggtactgcattaaaaaacaaagcatttatcaattaagtatcatttcttgagggagaaagtcagtgatgaagaggtcagattggagtatgtatctataaaggattATATTGTAGATATTTTAACTAAACCTTTGCCTGCCTATAGATAGGTTTGTctatctgagagacaagttaggggtcttttcccctcctaatgagaactagatgcatggagatgCATCAGTCtagtggacttcacaatcttatcttcCTATACAGATTGATGAGTGTGTGCTACTACTCAACCAAAGTAGTCAGTGGTTCTGATGTTCAGTGTGTCCTCAGGGGGAGATAATCAtaatttgtattttgtctttggcattgttgtcaaagggggagaggagcaTGTGAAAAACCGCATTATCTTTGAAGCCTTATGTGCATGATCTTAGAAAGAGTTTTGTTGGAGATAGCTggtgcattgattttttttcacattaatatgttgccatcaatgccacaaGGGGAAATTGTGggatattgctgctactaggatatgttgttgtcattgatgtcaacatattcctatgttttggtgttgcaaagagctatttggtgttctggtgattgcagtgagttAATTTGGTTTGGTTTGCTAATCAGGATTTGTGgttcagtaatgaagtatctctagtatctctacttaattctttattgatttcatgatgatttGATCGGGTTGTGGATTCCGGTATGAAGATTAGTTTTCTGTTTTCATTGTTGTAgtgttttggtatttgatccattgtgcttcgACATGATCATATCTTAAGTTGTTGATTTGGGAGACTATTTTGGATGTTCctgtgtatcttcatttaagatggttcatgattttgtgctctccaagttatctttctagtctaaatTGATGTTGTTAAGTCTTCTTGATtattagcatgttgatcaatgaagatttgatgaagtgatgttggtgcaattattgtggatggtcctaacgtgcttgtttgtgtttcttgattgtgtcctatttgtttttgtgGTCTGCGTTGATCCTTGTGGATGTTATTGAAGATCTAATGGGtccgatgatattcttcatgttatgcattattttttggtggtgtagcatgttgcggttgatcttggtgatatttctggtggtgttgcatgtttgaggagttgatttgggtccatgctatgttgtctatggcattgtaattgtctggtggtttatttatgtattgtgtgatgtaattttgtaattaagggttgagggttttgcCGAAcatgtagtcaaggttgatgacttgtataaataggttttatattcatgtaatttgggagtCAATTTTGTGTCTACatttatcagagagtggtgtatgtgcaaacaaacagattcatcttttggtgtggtatATTGAGCAGAGATTATTGTAGaaaagacaaatgagcttaaccaaaactgttatCAGATAGTAGcaaatgttatctttgcagttcatgtaaattggattgtagtctgaatattattgtaaggtagtgaaacttccttgagggttggaaccttttgggtcattatgttttgtgcagtgagatctaggtagtgtgcctgaatgaatgtgcattcctcattgtaatatttacacatactactacagagtatcatcttattgtgggtaggttcccaccgtggtttttcccttatctgggttttccatgttaaaatattggtgttatatgtgtttctATTGTTcctgttatctttctttttgctgtAGCTGATTAGATCTGTGATTGTTCTTAATTTGAttaatctagtgaaaattgattcacacccaccgctccccccccccccccgtcttagtttttcttcattgttgtttccaacaatatatatctatatatataaagcAGTTAAATACTCAAAATTATTTCACATCTAGAATACCTTCTGGAAAATCTCTGATAAGCAGTTAAATATTCAAAATTATTTCACATAGTTTAATTTGAAGATTTATTTAATGGAGTTAAAATCTAGCATAAGTCATAAGTGATTCTAAGAAGACTAGTGAGTACAAGGATGCTAATTTTTTATTTTACATCATGAAAGTAGGTTAGGGACAACATTCTAGTAGTGGGGAACAAGGTTGGCATCATTTAATGTAGTCCTAACTATGAATTTTCTATACCAAAATGTAGGTCAAGGCAACATCTTGTTGATACTAAAGAGTAGAAGAAGAGTTCATTGGAGAGGTAGACAGGCTTAATAATAATGATTCAAGATGCAAAGAAAGTACAACACTAAGCCTATCAAAGAAAGTTTGAATAAGCCCCATGGTCCCCAATTAGCACAATTTACTGTGCTTGTAAGTCCTTGGTCGTGTGTTCTAGCTCTATAACTGTTTTGTCAATGGGAAAAAATAGAAAAGTTCATGTATCAAAtaagtttagtttattttattattttataagtcAGAATGACCTATGTTCTAATGGTTTAAGTGTTAGCATAAAAATGGTTTATTGAAAAAAATTGTGTAAGACTTTTTATATTAGTATGTTTGGTTCATTATAAGAATGAAGAAAACTCTATGCTTGATTAtatttagaaatttgaatttatatttaatttacgAAATATCTCTTTAATATAGTTCTGTATAataaaattaatgaaaaaaatatgatttatattaaaaaataatgcatgaaatgatataatgaaagaTGCAATATTTTTAAGGTCATGAATGACCTCAATTAAAAGAGTATATACAACTACACTGTACCTGAATATAACTCTTACAATTTGAATGAACTCTTGGAGTAGTCCGATAATCCACCTTTTAAAGCTATTCCGAACcattaaaacaaataaaatcgaTTATCTTCAAATTCTTCTTAATAATTTATCCTCTCTGAACGTGAATATTGACTACAgaagaaccaaaaaaaaaaaacccgcATATAATGAATCGAAGTTCCATAGGTAAGAGAATATATTACACAATTTTGCAAAATATCAGTAATGCATATGCTTTCTCAACTAGAAGAATGCATGCACATGATTTGGAACATCTTGtttaaataattacaatttaaccCGATGATAAAGTGCAAGAGCTTGAGggaaaagataaacttgaaatAGCTAACATAAAGCACAAAAGCACTTAGTGAACAACTAAAATGTAGAACATTGAATATTGGGCTAATGATGATGCAGTGGGATAGGTACTGCGGCTCATTCTCTTGGTGAATCATTGGTGCAGAGCGAAACTccatgaaataaacaagaaaatcACCCTTCCATGTTTGAATACTCATCCCTTCAGAACCTACCATCAACAATATCTTTCATTCTATTTGGAAATTTTACCTTATCCGCTTCTACAAATTCACCATGGAATGGTGCCCGATAACTTATTTTTGTCAAGGTAAAGAAACTGTAGTTGAGTGAGCGTGCGCAATTCAAGAGGAATGGAACCTTGCAGATGGTTTTCTGACAAGCTTAAATTTCTCAAGACAGATAGATTTCCTAAAGAATTAGGAATGGTGCCTGATAAGCTATTTTTCGAAAGGTAAAGAGCCTGAAGGTGAATGAGCGTACCCAGTTCAGGAGGAATGGAGCCTTGGAGATTATTTACTGCCAAATCTAAATCAGTCAAGGCAGAAAGATTTCCTAAAGAACTAGGAATGGTGCCAGATAACTTATTTCTCCGAAGATTAAGATACTGAAGGTGAGGGAGCATGTACAATTCACGAGGAATCATACCACTGAGATCATTTTTAGCCAATTCCAATTCAACTGAGGCGGATAGATTTTTTAAAGAATGGGGAATGGTGCCGGTGAGATTTTTGCTCCCAAGTAAAGGATCTTCAAACTTTTGAGGAGACTCAGCTCATGAGGAATGCTGCCTTGCAGGTGGTTAAAGGTGAGTCTCAGGTCATACAAACCACGGCAACCGGAGAGGGTGGCAGGAATGGCACCGGTTAGATTATTTAATCCCAAATCTAATTCAACCAAGGAAGACAGATTTCCTAAAGAACTAGGAATGGTGCCAGATAACTTATTTCGCCAAAGGTAAAGATACTGTAGGTGAGGGAGTATGCCCAGTTCAGGAAGAATGGCACCGGTTAGATTATTTACTTCCAAATCTAAATTAAGCAAGGCAGACAGATTTCCTAAAGAAATAGGAATGGTGCCTGATAATTTATTTGCCCCAAGGCAGAGATATTCTAGCTGACTGAACATGCCCAGCTCAGGAGGAATGGATCCTTGGAGATTATTCTCTTGCAAATCTAAAATGCCCAAGGCAGACAGATTTCCTAACGAACTAGGAATGGTGCTAGATAACTTATTTCCTCCAAGGCAAAGATATTGTAGGTGAGTGGCCATGCCTAGTTCAGGAGGAATAACACCGGTGAGATTATTTACTTCCAATACCAATTCAACCAAAGCGGACAGATTTCCTAAAGAACTAGGAATGGTTCCAGATAAATTATTTACCTCAAGGTAAAGATACTGCAGTTGAGTGACCATGCCCAGTTCAGGAGGAATGGCACCGGTGAGATTATTTACCCCCAAATCTAATATACACAAACCAGACAGATTTCCTAAAGAACGAGGAATGGTGCCAGATAACTTATTTTCCCCAAGGTAAATATACTGTATGTGAGTGACCATGCCCAATTCTGTAGGAATGGTACCTATGAGATTGTTTGCTTCCAAACGAAGGATCATCAAATTCATGAGGAGACTCAGCTCGGACGGAATGATGCCATGCAGTTGGTTAAAGGAGAGATCCAGGTAATACAAACTGCGGCAAGAAGAGAGAGCGGGCGGAATGATACCAGTGAGGGCATTTTTGGAGAGGTCAAGGGATAGAAGAGAGGAGAGATTCCCTATGACAGGAGAGATAGTGCCGTGTAAGTTCATTCTGGATAAGTTGAGGGAAACGACAGAATGAGAAGAGCGAGCGCAGGTAACGCCAGACCAATTGCAGAGGGGGTGAACAGGAGTCCAATCGGCCAGAGAAGTAGTGCTGTTAAAACTAGAAGCTTTGAATTGCAGGAgcaaatattgttgttgttgacGAGAGACATTATTGAGAGAATGAGGAATAGCGGAGATTGAAAAGGTGGAAAGCATGATCAAAGGGAACAACAAAAGAGGAGCCATGGTAGAGTAAACTCGGAGTACAAGAGTAGCACGAAATGTGGAGGCATGAAGCTCAATGGGGAAGGATGtttaaataaatcaaagaaatcaccGCGTACGACTGAcgtgaaatattatattaataaactTCTACCAGGTCTTACATGATTCCACATTTGGTTGATTTAATAAACACAAAATATTTTACTCTTTTGGGTCCACTCCCCAAGTAGAGGCACCCAACGAAAGAAATGGAAGTCTTGTTATTATTAAATAGTAATAtatggtttatttaattaaaaaaatcatatttagtATAGATAAATTAAATGTTTTTGTTAAAAGTTAGACATTTTGATTTggagttttttaatttattttacttttgaATTATTAATGTGAGAGGCATTTTACAATAGCAGTAACGGGTGTTGAGTGTTAATTTTAATAAAAAGTCTTTATCTTTTAGATTAAATTTATATGTAAAATAAAAatcaatatatttaaaaaattaatctgTCATTATAATGTTTAGAAATTTTTTAATTGATAGTAGACATTAAGAATAATTCATTcagttaaaaaatatattttataagaaTAATAAAGAGTTTATTATTAAATGTTGATATAAAATCAAAATTTAGAAATtacaattaaaaaaattgtattatgATGAAAAAAACCAATGTAAATACAATAAATCTTAAATGTCTTTTTGTAGagtatatataatttaaaatataataaaataattttaaattaaataaaatagctAGATAATTGACATATATTGACATTTATTTAGATAGATGTTTTTATTTTATACAAATACACATAAAATTTATTGAAACTCAGAGGAATTGATGAAATAAGTAAAATGACCAATAGAGTCTAAGGAGAAGAAGACTTAGAGATGGTATAATTATTAAGATAGGTTGAGGATTGAAGGTTGTTAATTCTATGAGATTTGACATTTATGTGAAGGAGAATTAAATAATAGAAAGGGGATGCATATGTGAGAATAAAGGAGTTAAAGAAGATATTGATTAGGTACATGCTGGTCTTGAATACGGTGTTGTAAAACTAAGGTGTTAGGCTCCTATGTATGCATGTTTGTGTGATAGGTGATTATTATTCTAGTTAATTAAGTTTCTAAGTCATTTAGTAAAATTCATATAAGATTAATGTGACTGTGACTTAGTGACAATATTGACTCCATGAGTGAGTATTTTAGGTGATAAGTGCTAGGAGGTAATTGAAAGAGTTAAGATCAACCTTGCGGCATTGGTGGATTTGTATAGCTACCAGAATTTGGTGGAGAATGGAGGTCCATACTCATCCTTATTTAGGATGATTCTCATCTTTTTAGAATTGCCCATCTTGATAAAATCTAATGACTAAATGGAAATCATTTTTATCGAAGAAAAATGATGGCTATAATAGTTTACAAACACATGGTGTTTCCTCCATTTATCAATGTGTTCCCTTGTTCACTCATGCTTTGGCCTAATAGAGTGGTTGCAGCTCTCCCCATCACTACTATTGAGTCTAGTTAATTTTAGATGTCAAGTCTTATATGATTGTGTATGCATATGTGATTGGTAAATCTAGTTAATTTGCTCAAGTCCTTAAAATAATGTGTTTAGACTATAAGGAATGAAAAAAATAGGAACCAAAAAGAATGCTATAATAGAATGATTAATTTGGTTAAATATCTACATTGGTTTGATTTTAAAACCTCTAAATGGCCCAACACCTCATCATAACCTTGATCAAGCTGAATACCCTATTGTAAGGGTGCTTAAATGGGAACAATCTTAATCTTAAGTTACCATCTCTCCTAGGAGAACAACTTAAGAtggatatatttaaatatattcatATATTCAATGTTATGatgtctctgtgtgtgtgtgtgcctatTCATATACACACATATTGTAAGATTTGGCTATAAAGATAGTCATCGAAGATGTAGAGGCCTACTGGAAATCATAAGAATGTAATGTCCCTTGTCTAATGAAATATCAAATCTAAAAACAATTATTAAAAcatttctttattttaaatttgagAGTTATCAGGAACATAGAAACTAGTTAATTGTAGATTCACTAATTCTCACCTAAACATCAAAGAACTTAGTTTACTAGTATGAAATAAAAATTTGCAAATTATTAGCAAGAAATTTCATCAATTCATAATCTACTGCAAACATTCTatttgaatttcttcaatcttatgACAAGTTAGAGTAAAAAGTGGTTCTGAAACACATTACTTAACCTAACCAGTTTTCAAGGAAACTTAACAAACTtctcaataaaatattttttgacaAATATCTACAAAATAAAACACTCCCGAAATACATACAAACTGAATATTGAATAAATCCTTAACAAATTAGCATGATGATAACCTCTGAAGTGAGATTATTCAATGATAATCCTTGAATCCCATCTTAGATCACCTAGTAATCCTCCAAATATCATTCGTAGATCACCTAGAAGCTTTCAAATTCTGATTCTACAGTCTCCTTCTCCATTGGTTTATCAACCCATGTAGAAACAAGTAGAAACTTTAataaaatctgcaacaagaatAATAAAACTCAGAGAcaaaaaaaagatatatatttaAACCAATTTTGAAACTCAAAATgggcatcaaaattcaattttatgacaACTTTCACAAAGAAAAAAGACGTCAAAGATGCCCAAAGTTGTCAAGGAAAAATTCCATAAACAAATTCACTACGAGTCAACTTTTCAAACCCAACAAGATGCTTCCCCAAAGAGGAAGTTACTAATTTAACATTGTTTGTTGTGAGAAATTTGAATATGAAacaataaatgaatattaaatttaaattatttcccCAATTTTGATGTAATTCCGATTTACTATTTTGAGACAATGAGAACTTTATCTTtttaacgattttttatttttgaaaaaaaaaggggaCATAACAAGTCCTCCCTTCCCAAAATTTCTTGTCCTCAATAAATTTGAAACATGTATCTCtattattttgatgcaaaataatctATCATGGTAACATACATACCAAACTTGTTTATGCATTTGCGAAATGTTGCATCTCTCATTCAAGAGTCCTAAAAAAATTGttattcttttttcttttattctGTATTACTGTGGAAATAATATTCAATGTGTAAACTCTTCTATAATTTCACTTGTAATTGTAACATGCCTACAACTTTTTCAAACAATAATATCTTCTTTTCAACTTCTTTTGAAGACACTATACATGTACTAACACCAAGAAAACTAATGTTGAAGGATTTGAAacctttattatatatatataagtatgatatATGCAACCTATAGGATTGTCACAATAAAAAATATATCCCTCAAAATAGTGTATAAAAATATTGGAAACAATCACCTCCTTTACATTAGGATCATGGAAGCACTCACTACAAGATTTATTACAAATTGCTTCAAACATTGCCTCTGCTTGAAGGATGCTTGGTGCAAATTTTAAGGTCAACATCAATGATAGACAAGAGGGTCAAaaattaaatcattaaataaaGTCTCATTCTATACCAAACTTTGGACTTTGATGTTGTAAACCACAGGCCCTTGTGATGGAAATCTATGCACATCCTAAATCCTCCAATAAAGACATACATATCATACAATAATATCTTTGAAATATTAGTAGAAAATAACTTTTTGCATCTTCTACTATATTAGGAGACTTAATAATTTTCTTGATAGTTTCCACTTTAAAAAAACTTCCAAGACAATTTGTCACTACAAGTCAAATATTGTCTTTGATACTGAGTGAGAAAGATGTTGTCACTAGGAAACTTGAATCTaagacatttaattttttttatgatattaTAGATCTTATTTTTTCTGCATTTATGGCTTTCATAACAACAATTACAAGCTCTACAAAATCCATTGCATCTTTTGGAAATAGCTCTTCCATTAACTTCTGCATTGTTGAGGTATGAATCATGAAAAAGCGTAGTAATAGAACCATTCTTGACCTCAACTTGTGGGTAGTCATTTTTAACCTCATTTATTGCTCTATAGGATCCATACTATTGTAGTAGAGTAAACATATAGCAGCAATATTCATTACAAGGTTGTCTAAGTTCCACAAAGAGTAACAGGAACTCATTTTTCTTGAAGATGATGTATTCCCTAGAATCATTCATTGGCATATACTTGACCTTCTTCACAAATCCATATAAATTGTCAACAAAAAAATCCATCATCAATAAAATCTACCAAGAAGAAAATGATTTGATCTCTACGGAAGATAAGAAAATACCAATAAGAAATTATTCTAAATAAGTCATCTACCACCAAGTCTTGTGTTGCCATTTTTTGTAACACATCATATCCATGATCAAACACAAAAAGGAAGTTCCTCCATCTTTTTTAATCCATCAAATGATTATCATGAACTGATTGatgtttgaatattttcaaagaaaGATTGATTTTTAATTTCTTATCATACCTTTCAAGGCTATCCTTCAAAACTTTGAATTTGAAGTTGTCATGTACATCAAATTCCCATCTTTgcattgaaaataaatatttttgttttctaAATCTCCACACTTTAGAGAAAAAGAACATTAAATGTATGGAGTGTTAAATGCATTGCATTAGTTGATTACCTTTGTAATACCCTTGCATGCTTCTTGTGTTTCCATCTCCTGTATGCGTTAGATTATTATCAATTAGCCAAAGTAGGTGAAGTCTATTCTTTGTAGTTAATTAAGATGATATTCACTCATAACTATTTCCAAATTCTCCATAATACCTACCCAAGTCTTAAAACATATAATTATTTGAGCATAGATCaattcaaaataaaatacctaattcTCCTTCAATTATAAGTCAAACTATGAGACAAAAAAATGATCCTTTTGTGCTTCTTGCAAATTATTATCAAGTGGTACCTTGTTacccactcaaaatatgaagaaatATAAATGGCATGCTGAAATATCCTCTCCATAGAAGATCTTAGTAGCACAAATTTGAACAATCTCGTATGTTGATTTGAAAGTAGAGAAAATATAGATGGAGGATCACTTCAGAATATCATAGCTTGCATACTCTTCAAGAACAAACCTCTTGCTCTCTAATTAGTATCCCTTAAAATATGATTCCCATCTACAAAAGGATgtgataaattaaaaatataaaatacaaatcATGGATTGATTACTTACTTATATCTACCATATGCCTCAAGTGTTGATTTCTTTGCATGCTGATAGTTTTGAATGATATGAGTAAAATATGAAAATTCTATCACGAAATGTTCATTCAATGATATCACCATTGCAACTCCAAGACCCGTGATATAGAAGTATTTACCAAAAAAAGGTCTATGATGAAATATTCATTCAACCACTTGACCATTGAATTTCCAAGTCCCATCATATGGAAGTATTTACCAAAATTTTGTTCTTTCTAATGCATAAACCTTCTCTTCAAGATGCTATAAATTTCTTGTATATCCCTCTTCATGAAACCTCCATGCTGTGTGTAGATTAATATTGAAAAAACCATAGGATAATTAACTACAAAATATTAAATGCCATAATGATATCAATTTTTCTTACCATAACCAAGCCTCAAGCATCTCAAGTTGGTCATCTGCTTTAGGTTGTCACCAAAATTTTTGTCTTAAAAAATAATTCTTAGATCCCATGAATATTTTAAAAGCTGTGGACATTAACCCTTCACCATGTGGTTAGTATGCATTGGAGTCCATATGAGATTCTAAATGTAACAGATAGAGAAGTTTAAAAAGATGCCTATATGAATCTTAATCTTCAAAACATCACCTAGATCCCATATATAAGAACATTTTAAAATTTGTGACAAGGAATATACATTACTTATACAACAAATTGTGCGCCTTAGTTTATCACTtaatatttcatttctttttgatgatttttttttatattggaaAGTAGAGAAgcgaaaatttaaaa from Cryptomeria japonica chromosome 3, Sugi_1.0, whole genome shotgun sequence harbors:
- the LOC131038296 gene encoding probable leucine-rich repeat receptor-like protein kinase At1g35710: MAPLLLFPLIMLSTFSISAIPHSLNNVSRQQQQYLLLQFKASSFNSTTSLADWTPVHPLCNWSGVTCARSSHSVVSLNLSRMNLHGTISPVIGNLSSLLSLDLSKNALTGIIPPALSSCRSLYYLDLSFNQLHGIIPSELSLLMNLMILRLEANNLIGTIPTELGMVTHIQYIYLGENKLSGTIPRSLGNLSGLCILDLGVNNLTGAIPPELGMVTQLQYLYLEVNNLSGTIPSSLGNLSALVELVLEVNNLTGVIPPELGMATHLQYLCLGGNKLSSTIPSSLGNLSALGILDLQENNLQGSIPPELGMFSQLEYLCLGANKLSGTIPISLGNLSALLNLDLEVNNLTGAILPELGILPHLQYLYLWRNKLSGTIPSSLGNLSSLVELDLGLNNLTGAIPATLSGCRVELELAKNDLSGMIPRELYMLPHLQYLNLRRNKLSGTIPSSLGNLSALTDLDLAVNNLQGSIPPELGTLIHLQALYLSKNSLSGTIPNSLGNLSVLRNLSLSENHLQGSIPLELRTLTQLQFLYLDKNKLSGTIPW